Part of the Undibacter mobilis genome is shown below.
GCCGGCTGCGCCTCGTTCAGCCGGCTGTTCCGCAAGCCGCGCGGCGTCTTCCTGTCGATCCCGCACCGCTCGCGTATCCGCGAGATCCTGGCCAACCCGCAATTCGACAAGACCGAGGTCATCGTCGTCACCGACGGCGAGCGCATTCTCGGCCTCGGTGACCAGGGCGCTGGCGGCATGGGCATCCCGATCGGCAAGCTGGCGCTTTACACCGCCTGCGGCGGCATCAGCCCGGCGACCGCGCTGCCGATCCTGCTCGATGTCGGCACCGACAATGAAGAGAACCTGAAAGACCCGCTCTATATCGGCTGGCGCCACAAGCGCGTGCGCGGCGAAGAATACGACACCTTCGTCGCCGAGTTCATCGCCGCGGTGAAGGAGCGCTGGCCGCACGTCCTCCTGCAGTGGGAAGATTTCGCCAAAGGCAACGCCACGCGCCTGCTCGACCAGTATCGCGACGCGCTGTGCAGCTTCAACGACGACATCCAGGGTACCGCCGCGGTCGCGACCGGCGCGCTTCTCGCCGCCATCAACGTCACCGGCGAGGCAATGCAGAACCAGCGCATCGCCGTGCTCGGCGCCGGCTCGGCCGGCTGCGGCATCGCCAAGCTGCTGATGGAAGCGATGATCGATGCCGGCCTGTCGCCGCAGGACGCCGCCAGCCGCTTCTACATGGTGGACAAGGACGGCCTCATCACCGACGGCACGAACGATCTTGCGTCGTTCCAGCGCCCCTTCGTGCAGAAACGCGAGGCGCTGACGCACTGGAATCTCGGCAATCCGAGCCGCATCTCCCTGCTCGATGTCATCTACAACGCCAAGCCGACGGCGCTGATCGGCGTCTCAGCGCAAGCCGGCGCCTTCACCGAAAGCGTGGTGCGCGGCATGGCGCGGCACAACAAGCGGCCGATCATCTTCCCGCTGTCGAACCCGGTGTCATGCGCCGAAGCCAATCCGGCCGACATCGAGATCTGGAGCGAAGGACGTGCTGTGATCGGCGCCGGCTCACCGTTCCCGCCGCTCAAGCGCAATGGCCACGTGTTTCCGGTCGACCAGACCAACAACTCCTACATCTTCCCGGGCGTCGGCCTCGGCGCGATCGCGACGCGCGCCAGCCGCATCACCGACACCATGTTCATGGCCGCCGCCAAGGCGCTGGCGGACATGTCGCCGGCACGCAGCGACCCCAACGCCAATCTGCTGCCGCGCGTCACCCAGTTGCGCGATGTCGCCATCGCCGTGGCGATCGCCGTCGGCAAGCAGGCCTGCGCCGAGGGCCTGACCGAAGGCGTCACGGTCGACACCGTCGAGGCTGCCGTCCGCGCCAGAATGTGGTGGCCGCGCTATCTGAGTTATGTGCCGGCCAATGCGGAACAGAGCGCGGCTTGAACCGCGATAACCGAATGTCCCTCACCGCCACCCTGCTCCAGCTCTCGCTGCTCCACATCCTGATGGCGATGATCCCCGGCCCCAACACCGTGGTGGTCAGCTACGTCTCGGCCCGGGTGTCGCGCCGCGCCGGCTTGCTGGCGGTCGCCGGTGTCGTGCTTGGCTCGGCTATCTGGGTGATCCTGTCGATGTTCGGCTTCGGCATCCTGCTGCTCGAGGCCGGCATCGTGTATCGCGCGTTGCGGTGGCTGGGCGCCGCCTACCTCATCTATGTCGGCGTGCGGCTGCTGATGGCCGGCCTGCGTCCCGCCGAACTGCAGCGCCCGCCGCAAGGCGCCCGCGCGCCGCTTCTCGCCGGGCTCCTCACCACCTTGTCCAACCCGAAATCCGCGGTGTTCTGGACCAGCGTCTTCGTCGTCGTGGTGCCGGCGCATGCGCCGGCCTGGTTCTATGCCGCGGTGGTGGCGCTGATCGTGGCGCAGTCCTTTGCCTGGTACGCCTTCGTTGCACTGGTGCTGTCCACCGACTTTGCGCGCCGCTATTACCATCGCTTCGCGCAGTGGCTTGACCGGCTCGCCGGTGTCATCATGATCGGGCTCGGCGCCAAGCTGGCCTATGAGCTGCGCAACGAATTAATCGGACGCTGATCGCCCGCATGAACAGAAGCGACTACGCCGACTGGACGATGGACACCATCCGTTTCGCCGACACCGACAAGCTCGGCCATGTCAACAACGCGGCGTTCTCGACCTTCCTCGAGACCGGCCGCACGCATTTCCTGCTCGATCCGGTAAAGCCCATGGGCCAGCCTGGTACGACCTTCGTCATTGCCAAGCTGATCCTCGACTTCAAGGCCGAGATGCACTGGCCGGGGCAGGCGCATATCGGCACGCGCTGCAAGAGCATCGGCCGCTCGTCCTTCGTGCTCGAACAGGTGATCCTGCAGGGCGATACTGTCGCCGCGCTGGCCGAGACGGTCATGGTGATGTTCGACGAGACAACGCGCAAATCGACGCCGCTGCTCGACATCACCATCGCGCGGTTGAAGCAGATGCAGGTGGCGCTCTAACCTGTCCACCGTTCGTTCCCGCCAAAGCGGGGATCCAGTTCTTTCTTTTGACGCCATGCTATACGGCTCTGGCCGCCGCTTTCGCGGGGCGAACGGAGTATCCGAATGCGGTTGGGACCAAAGCTGGCCTGCCTCGCGCTACTTTCGACCTCCCCAGCGTTTGCCCAGGACATTCGCGGGCTCGAGGTCTGCACTGCGGAAAAGCAGATGGACCGGCGTACGTCGTGCCTGCAATCCAATGTCGAGTTCCTGCAGCAGACGCTCGATCGTCAGCAACGCGACGCGCAGAAGAGGCTCGCGGCCGCGGAGGCCGAAATCAATCTGCTCAAGGCGAAGCTCACGACAATCGAAGCCGATCTCAAAGCCCTGAAGACCAAACCCGCGGAGCCGCCGAAGAAGCCGTAAGCCGCTTCAGGCCTGCCGCGGTTTCAGCCAGCGCCGCATCAGTTTCGGCTTGCGCGGTTTCAGGACGATGTCGCTGATCAGCTTGGCCCCGCCACGCCGCCGCTCCAGCACCAGCTTGCGGCTGTGGAACTGCTCCAGCTCCGGACGATGGCCAACGCTGATGATGGTGAGGCCTTTCATTTCCTCAGACAGGATTTCCATGAGCTGATCCTGGCTCTTCGGATCGAGCGCCGCGGTCGCCTCGTCGAGGACGATAATATCCGGCCGGTGCAGCAACACGCGCGCCACGGTGAGACGCTGCTTTTCGCCGCCCGAGAGGATCTGATCCCACGGCTGCTCTTCCTCGAGCTTGTCCTTGAGATGGCCGAGCCCAACCTTGTCCAGCTTCTCGCCAATCTCTTCGACCGACCAGTCTTCGGCCGCGCCGGGATAGGCGGCGGCGCGGCGCAACGTGCCGGTCGGCACATAAGGCCGCTGTGGCAGCAGGAACAGGCGCGCGCCCTTCTCGATCTCGATCGCGCCGCCGCCCCAAGGCCACAACCCGGCAATGGCGCGCACCAGCGTGCTCTTGCCGGTGCCGCTTTCGCCGGCGACCAGCACGCGCTCGCCCTTCTGGATCACGACCTCGGTGTCGTCCACCACCGCCGTTCCGTCGTCGAGCGATACCGAGAGGTCTTTGAGCCGCATCGCGGCGCCTGCCGTCTCGCCGCGCGTGATGCGGTTGAAGCCGTCGCCGGTCTCTGCCTTTTCCAGGCCGTCGAGCGACACCATCAGCGACGAAATGCGCCGCGCCGATGCATTCCAGTCGGCGAGCCGCGGATAGTTGTCGACCAGCCATGAGAACGCCGCCTGCACGATTGTGAAGGCGGACGCCGCCTGCATCACCTCGCCGAGCGTCATGCTGTTGTCGAGATATTTCGGAGCGCACAGTAGAATAGGCACCACCGGCGCGATCAGCGACGAACTTTGCGAAACGACCGTCGTCTTCATGTATTGCCGGCACAATTCGCGCCAGCGATGCAGTACGCCGCCGAGGGAACGGTCGATACCGGCGCGCTCTTCTTCCTCGCCGCCGAGCAGCGCGATGCTCTCGCCGTTCTCGCGAACGCGCGTGAGCTGGTAGCGATAATCGGCCTCGGCCTGGTTCTTGGCTTCCGACACGGACACAAAGCTGCGGCCGACCAGGGTCATGGCACCGCTCGCCAGCACGGCGTAGAGCACCGCTGCGACGACGAGAAAACCGGGAATGGTAATCGACGAACCGCCGAGCGGCACGGTGAGCGCGCCGCCGATGGTCCACAGCACGGTGATGAAGGTCACGGCCGACAGGCTCGCCTGCAAAACGCCGACAGCGAAATCGACCGGCGCATCGGTCGAGACACGCAAATCTTCGGTCAGGCGGCCTTCGGGATTCTGGTGATCACCGCTGACAAGGTTGAGCTGATAATAACGACCGTTCTTCAGCCATCGGCCGAGCACATTGTCCGACACCCAGGCGCGCCAGCGGCGCTGCGTCGTCATGCGAGCCCAGACATTGAGGACACCGCATATTACGCTCGCCGCCGCCAGCGGGAAGAAGATCAGCGACAGGCTGAGTACATGCGCACTGTCGCGCTTTTCCAGCGCATCGAAGATACGCCTGTTCCAGACATTGATCCCGTAGAGGGCAACGAGGTTGCCGACGATCAGGACCACCAGCGAGATCGTCAGGAAGAGCGCCAGCCGATCGCCGCGCCGGCGGCTCCAGAAACCGCGCGCGGTATGCCAGAACCGTTGCAGCAGATATCTCTTCCGTAACTTCTCTTCCTCGCCCTTGCTATAGGCCTCGAGCGCCTCGGCCTCGCCGGGAAGGCGTTCTTCTTCGGGAAGGTCGTCGATCGACGGCTTGGGGGCATCGGTAGACTTGGCCTCGGCTTCAGAAGTCGCGGGGTCCAGCTTCGGCTCGATTGTCATGGGGATAATCTGGTCTCGGGAACCGACCTAACGTTCTGAGGTTTCCGGGGTTCCATAAACGGCCTTGGCTCCGCCCAAGGCCGTGGTATCAGAACGCGAAGGAAGCAGGCGGGGCCCACAAGCATGACTCTGATGACGGTTTACCGTCGCGTTTTGGCGCTACTGGCGCCGGAAGCAGCGCTGGCCTGGGCATTGGCTTTGGGCAATCTGGCGCTCGTCGGTGCGCAGTTCGCTGAGCCGGTCCTGCTCGGCCGCATCATCGACGCGCTCACCAAAGGCCAGGCCAGCGGCACCGCGCCGTCATGGTCCGACCTGTCGGTTCTGCTTGGCGCCTGGACCGGCTTCGGCATCTTCACCATCATCGCCGGCACGCTGATCGCGCTGCATTCCGACCGCCTCGCCCATCGCCGCCGCCAGGTGGTGCTGACGCGCTATTTCGAGCACGTCCTGCAGCTGCCGCAATCCTATCACGGCAACACCCATTCGGGCCGCCTGATGAAGGTGATGCTGGAAGGCACCGACGACCTCTGGGGCCTGTGGCTCGGCTTTTTCCGCGAACACTTCGCCTCGGTGGTCGGCCTCATCGTGCTGTTGCCGCTGTCGCTCTATATCAACTGGCAGCTGGCCAGCGTACTCATTGCGCTATGCGTCGTCTTCGCCCTGCTGACCTCGATCATCGTGCGCAAGACCGGCTCCATGCAGGAAGAGGTCGAGGAGCATTACTCGGCGCTGGCCGAGCGCGCCTCTGACACGCTTGGCAATATCGCCCTGGTGCAGAGCTTCTCGCGGCTCGAGCAGGAAGTCGCGGAGTTGCGCAGCATCGTCGATCGCCTGCTCGCGGCGCAACTGCCGGTGTTGTCCTGGTGGGCGCTGGCCAATGTGCTGACGCGCACCGCGACTACGCTCGCCGTGCTCGCGATCATCGTCATCGGCACCTGGCTCAACATCAACGGCCGGGCGTCGATCGGCGAGATGGTCACCTTCATGAGCTTCGCCGGGCTGATCATCGCGCGCATGGAGCACACCGTCTCCTTCATCGATGATCTGGTCGGCCATGTGCCCCAGTTGCGGGAGTTCTTTCAGGTCTGGGACACCATCCCCGATATCCGCGACAAACCGGACTCCATCGATCCCGGCCGCCTCACCGGCAACATCGCCTTCAAGGATGTCACCTTCTCGTATGATGGCACCCGCCTCGCCGCCGACCATCTCAACTTCACGGTCCGGCCGGGTGAGACCATCGCTCTGGTCGGCGCTACCGGCGCGGGGAAATCGACCGCCATCGCGCTGTTGCACCGCGCCTTCGATCCGCAGTCGGGCGTCATCGAAGCCGACGGTCACGACATCCGCGACATCAAGCTCGCCGCGCTTCGCCGCAACATCGGCGTGGTGTTTCAGGAATCGCTGCTGTTCAACCGCTCCATCGGCGAGAACCTGCGCGTCGGCAAGCCGGATGCCACCGAGGAAGAGCTGCGCGAGGCCGCGCGGCGCGCCCAGGCGCTCGACTTCATCGATCGCAAGTTCAAAGGCTTCAATGAACGAGCCGGTGAGCGTGGTCGCTCGCTGTCCGGCGGCGAGCGTCAGCGTCTGTCGATCGCCCGCGCACTGTTGAAGAATCCTCCGATCCTCATTCTCGACGAGGCGACCAGTGCGCTCGATGCCGATACCGAGACCAAGGTGATGGCCGCGCTCGACGAAGTGATGAAGGGCCGCACCACCTTCGTCATCGCGCACCGGTTATCGACCGTGCGCAATGCCGATCGCATTCTGGTGTTCGATTCCGGCAAGATCGTCGAAAGCGGCACATTCGATGAACTGGTCGCGCAAGGCGGCCGCTTCGCCGGCCTGGCCAAGGCGCAGTTCATGGTCGCGGCGACGGCGAAGCCGGAGTAATCCGTCGTTCCGGAGTGCGGCCGCTAGGCCGCGAGCCCGGAGTGACGTCACCACCTGTAATTCAAACCGGCGCGCAGGATGTTGTCGGTGATCGGCACGTTGAGCGTGTTGGTGCCGGACGCCGCGCCCATGAAGGTGGCGGTGCCGAGATCGAGATGCAGATACTCGGCCTTGGCCGTCCAGCTCTTGGTCAGACCGACTTCGAGGCCGCCGCCCGCGGTCCAGCCCGCACGGGTGTCGCGCTGCGAACCGTTCGCCTGCACCGCCTTGACGTCGCCATAAGCGAGACCGCCGGTGACGTAGGGCAGGAAATTGCCGAAGGCGTAACCGATGCGCGCGCGTGTCGTACCAAACCAGCTCTGCTCGGTGCGGCACTCACCACCGCCATTGGTGGCGCAGACGCCGCCATTGGCGGCGCTGCCGGACAGCTTGGCCCAGTTGATATCACTCTCCAGGCCGATCACGGTGCGACCGGTCTGCCAATTGTAGCCGATCTGGCCGCCGATCAATCCGCCATCGGTATTGAAACGGCCGGAGCCGCCGCCGGCAAACGGATCGCTCCAGCTCGAACGTCCGAAGCCGTAGCCGCCATTGAGGCCGAGATAGAAACCGTTCCAGTCATACATCGGCGATGGCGCCTGATAGACCGGCGTGCCCTGCGGACGGGCCGGCGCGACATCGGCCGCGAAGGCGGACGCGCTCATCGCCATCGCCGCGGCAATACCTGCAAGCACAAGAACCGAACGCTTCATCGTCAACTCAACTCCCGTTTCAGCGCGAACTGACATGCCAGCAACGCGCCGCCTTACGTAGTTAAAGTATGGACAGGTAAAAGAGGCCCGTGCGTGGCCCGGTCATGACGCAACGCGGGCATTCGTTGCCGCGTTCCCGCCCGGGAGTCGCCGCAATTGAGGGGCGCAAACCAAAACCGCGCCGTCCGGTCTGTTTCACGGCCCGCCAATCTTCCAGTAAGAATTAAATCCTCTCGTCACAACCATCGGATGTGTTAGAATGATGGGCCTGTACGCACCTGATCGGGGGATTTGGGGGACATGTGCGCGATTACGGCAAGCCTTAGCAGAAGCGTCTGGTCAAGATTGGCCGTCGTTCTCATTGGCAGCATTGCCTTCTTCACCGTGGCGACACGCGACGTCGCGGCTCAGGAAAGCTGTTCGAATTTGCAATACCAATTGAGCGTGCTGCGTTCGTCCGGCGGCGCCGGATCTGAATGGGATTTTTTCATTCAGCGCCGCATGCAGGAGCTTGGCTGCTTTGGAGGTCAGGGCCAGACAACTTCAAGATGCCCGGCGGGCACAGAATATTGTCCGCGATTCAATTTGTGTTGCGGCAGCGGCAATTACTGCTCCGTCTACGGCTGTATTCAACGAGGCTCGATCGAGTGTGGCGGATACTCCTGTAGCCCGGGCAATCAATGCTCCCGTGGCGGAGGATGCATTCCGGAAGGCGCCGTCGACTGTGGTAGCGGCTCCTATTGCCAGGAAGGCTCCGTTTGCTGGACTGCAAATGGCGACATTCCCGGCGTCGTCAAACGGGGCGAAAAGAAATGCACAACCGCTGAGAACGCTCGCCTCCTCGACGAAAGGATAGCGGAGATTGATCAGCAGAAGAGACGAGAACGAGAAGCAGCCGAAACGCGCGTGCGTTGGCAAAAGCTGGCCGAGAAACAACAAAGGGAAGCCGCGCTGAAGCTGAAGCAAGAGGAGAAACGCAGGGCGGAAGAGGAAAAGCGGGACGCAATTCGGCGCAAGGAGGAAGCGCGCAAGGCCGAAATCGAACGCAAGAAGGCCGAAGCGATCGAGGCGCAGCAAAGGGCCGAGCGGGCGCGCGTCGAGGCGCTGGAAGCAAAGCGCAAGGCCGAGGCCGAGGCTAGAGCGTCGGTGGCGAAAGTTGCGGCTGAAAAGGCCGCCGCCGCGAAGCTGACTGCGGAACGGGCGGCCGCGGAGAAAGCCGCCGCGCTGAAGGCTGCGGCGGACAAGGCAGCGGCCGACAGGCTGGCCGCGCAGGCCGCCGCCGACAAAGCGGCAGCCGAGAAGCTCGCGGCAAAAGCGGCTGCCGACAGGGCGGCGGCCGAGAAGATTGCTGC
Proteins encoded:
- a CDS encoding NAD-dependent malic enzyme, whose amino-acid sequence is MLALPADMFGYRLLADPRLNKGTAFTEDERSAFRLHGLLPPTVVSIDEQVTRRLQAFREFHTDLERYAFLRDLQDTNETLYYALLGRHVEELLPIVYTPTVGAGCASFSRLFRKPRGVFLSIPHRSRIREILANPQFDKTEVIVVTDGERILGLGDQGAGGMGIPIGKLALYTACGGISPATALPILLDVGTDNEENLKDPLYIGWRHKRVRGEEYDTFVAEFIAAVKERWPHVLLQWEDFAKGNATRLLDQYRDALCSFNDDIQGTAAVATGALLAAINVTGEAMQNQRIAVLGAGSAGCGIAKLLMEAMIDAGLSPQDAASRFYMVDKDGLITDGTNDLASFQRPFVQKREALTHWNLGNPSRISLLDVIYNAKPTALIGVSAQAGAFTESVVRGMARHNKRPIIFPLSNPVSCAEANPADIEIWSEGRAVIGAGSPFPPLKRNGHVFPVDQTNNSYIFPGVGLGAIATRASRITDTMFMAAAKALADMSPARSDPNANLLPRVTQLRDVAIAVAIAVGKQACAEGLTEGVTVDTVEAAVRARMWWPRYLSYVPANAEQSAA
- a CDS encoding LysE family transporter, with amino-acid sequence MSLTATLLQLSLLHILMAMIPGPNTVVVSYVSARVSRRAGLLAVAGVVLGSAIWVILSMFGFGILLLEAGIVYRALRWLGAAYLIYVGVRLLMAGLRPAELQRPPQGARAPLLAGLLTTLSNPKSAVFWTSVFVVVVPAHAPAWFYAAVVALIVAQSFAWYAFVALVLSTDFARRYYHRFAQWLDRLAGVIMIGLGAKLAYELRNELIGR
- a CDS encoding acyl-CoA thioesterase, which codes for MNRSDYADWTMDTIRFADTDKLGHVNNAAFSTFLETGRTHFLLDPVKPMGQPGTTFVIAKLILDFKAEMHWPGQAHIGTRCKSIGRSSFVLEQVILQGDTVAALAETVMVMFDETTRKSTPLLDITIARLKQMQVAL
- a CDS encoding ABC transporter ATP-binding protein/permease, encoding MTIEPKLDPATSEAEAKSTDAPKPSIDDLPEEERLPGEAEALEAYSKGEEEKLRKRYLLQRFWHTARGFWSRRRGDRLALFLTISLVVLIVGNLVALYGINVWNRRIFDALEKRDSAHVLSLSLIFFPLAAASVICGVLNVWARMTTQRRWRAWVSDNVLGRWLKNGRYYQLNLVSGDHQNPEGRLTEDLRVSTDAPVDFAVGVLQASLSAVTFITVLWTIGGALTVPLGGSSITIPGFLVVAAVLYAVLASGAMTLVGRSFVSVSEAKNQAEADYRYQLTRVRENGESIALLGGEEEERAGIDRSLGGVLHRWRELCRQYMKTTVVSQSSSLIAPVVPILLCAPKYLDNSMTLGEVMQAASAFTIVQAAFSWLVDNYPRLADWNASARRISSLMVSLDGLEKAETGDGFNRITRGETAGAAMRLKDLSVSLDDGTAVVDDTEVVIQKGERVLVAGESGTGKSTLVRAIAGLWPWGGGAIEIEKGARLFLLPQRPYVPTGTLRRAAAYPGAAEDWSVEEIGEKLDKVGLGHLKDKLEEEQPWDQILSGGEKQRLTVARVLLHRPDIIVLDEATAALDPKSQDQLMEILSEEMKGLTIISVGHRPELEQFHSRKLVLERRRGGAKLISDIVLKPRKPKLMRRWLKPRQA
- a CDS encoding glucan ABC transporter ATP-binding protein/ permease; the encoded protein is MTLMTVYRRVLALLAPEAALAWALALGNLALVGAQFAEPVLLGRIIDALTKGQASGTAPSWSDLSVLLGAWTGFGIFTIIAGTLIALHSDRLAHRRRQVVLTRYFEHVLQLPQSYHGNTHSGRLMKVMLEGTDDLWGLWLGFFREHFASVVGLIVLLPLSLYINWQLASVLIALCVVFALLTSIIVRKTGSMQEEVEEHYSALAERASDTLGNIALVQSFSRLEQEVAELRSIVDRLLAAQLPVLSWWALANVLTRTATTLAVLAIIVIGTWLNINGRASIGEMVTFMSFAGLIIARMEHTVSFIDDLVGHVPQLREFFQVWDTIPDIRDKPDSIDPGRLTGNIAFKDVTFSYDGTRLAADHLNFTVRPGETIALVGATGAGKSTAIALLHRAFDPQSGVIEADGHDIRDIKLAALRRNIGVVFQESLLFNRSIGENLRVGKPDATEEELREAARRAQALDFIDRKFKGFNERAGERGRSLSGGERQRLSIARALLKNPPILILDEATSALDADTETKVMAALDEVMKGRTTFVIAHRLSTVRNADRILVFDSGKIVESGTFDELVAQGGRFAGLAKAQFMVAATAKPE
- a CDS encoding outer membrane protein, translating into MKRSVLVLAGIAAAMAMSASAFAADVAPARPQGTPVYQAPSPMYDWNGFYLGLNGGYGFGRSSWSDPFAGGGSGRFNTDGGLIGGQIGYNWQTGRTVIGLESDINWAKLSGSAANGGVCATNGGGECRTEQSWFGTTRARIGYAFGNFLPYVTGGLAYGDVKAVQANGSQRDTRAGWTAGGGLEVGLTKSWTAKAEYLHLDLGTATFMGAASGTNTLNVPITDNILRAGLNYRW